Proteins encoded within one genomic window of Anopheles gambiae chromosome 3, idAnoGambNW_F1_1, whole genome shotgun sequence:
- the LOC1280465 gene encoding NIF3-like protein 1, with translation MLLKTCSTILFHRNILKFGQQSLKTRAMATLPEVVAKLSEFAPENLAEKWDNVGLLVEPRNNKSSITNILLTIDLTEAVVAEARETGAQMIISYHPPIFAPLKRLTQASWKERIVIDCIRHDIAIYSPHTSWDNVTNGVNDWLADSLPHADSRPILENPINAAYGAGRLCTVKGEPLSERDAVQQIVKHTAMDCAMVSFASSGDKNRKVQTYAVCAGSGASVLKGVKADMYITGEMSHHEVLEATSNGTCVVLLGHSNSERGYLSVFKDILSKRLNGGVTVHVSSSDRDPMQLALRENAN, from the exons ATGTTATTGAAAACCTGCTCGACTATCCTTTTCCATCGGAATATCTTGAAGTTTGGTCAACAGTCCCTCAAGACACGTGCAATGGCAACGCTTCCGGAGGTCGTCGCAAAACTGAGCGAGTTCGCACCGGAAAACCTGGCGGAAAAGTGGGACAATGTAGGCTTACTGGTGGAGCCGAGGAATAATAAAAG TTCCATTACCAACATCCTTCTAACGATCGATCTGACGGAAGCGGTAGTAGCGGAGGCACGGGAAACCGGCGCCCAAATGATCATCTCCTACCATCCGCCGATCTTTGCACCGCTCAAGCGACTCACCCAAGCGTCGTGGAAGGAGCGCATTGTGATCGATTGCATCCGTCACGATATAGCGATCTATTCCCCTCACACGAGCTGGGACAACGTAACCAACGGGGTGAACGATTGGCTAGCGGACTCGCTTCCCCATGCCGATTCGCGACCGATCCTGGAGAATCCGATCAACGCGGCTTACGGTGCTGGTCGGCTGTGTACCGTGAAGGGTGAACCTCTTTCGGAACGCGATGCCGTTCAGCAGATTGTGAAGCACACGGCAATGGACTGTGCCATGGTGAGCTTTGCGTCGAGCGGGGACAAAAACCGCAAGGTGCAAACGTACGCCGTTTGTGCCGGATCGGGCGCAAGTGTGCTGAAGGGCGTGAAGGCCGACATGTACATTACGGGGGAAATGTCGCACCACGAGGTGCTGGAGGCGACGAGCAATGGCACGTGTGTGGTGCTGCTTGGCCACAGCAACTCGGAGCGTGGCTATCTGAGCGTGTTCAAGGATATTCTAAGCAAGCGGCTGAACGGCGGTGTTACGGTTCACGTTTCGAGCAGCGATAGAGATCCGATGCAGCTGGCATTGCGAGAAAATGCAAACTAA
- the LOC1280459 gene encoding histone acetyltransferase KAT8: MVSQKSLRANADSEKENKTNAASSPSSGTGGGGGGGSGNTHAGDGSTAAAAAASSKQTKDKPASDTQSGPDGVSSSAAGSPDASGGEGNKDELVIGEEYMVQRQDGSWHLAQLIQSRQNPSDPKQLEYYIHYEGLNRRLDQWVTRDRISSESMPGGSPTGVGDRSTSTSIPPNASGEGATARKSPLGSTTANAKDRFSGLKPGSKEASTLLLGGTDHIASSLDGGDTDRKITRNQKRRHDEINHVQKTYADMDPTTAALEKEHEAITKVKYIDKLRIGKYEIDTWYFSPYPEEYGKVGTMYVCEYCLRYMRLAKTLKEHKAVCTRRQPPGSEIYRKGTLSIFEIDGKDHRFYCQTLCLMAKLFLDHKTLYYDVDPFYFYVLCEIDREGQHIVGYFSKEKESPEGNNVACILILPPYQRKGYGKLLIGFSYELSRLEGVIGSPEKPLSDLGKLSYRSYWAYTLLKLIKDYRTTTIKELSELSGITPDDIIYTLQSMNMVKYWKGQHVICVTMKQIQEHLQMPQFKKPKLMVDPAYLKWTPQKRNNPAKQIKKN; this comes from the exons ATGGTTTCGCAAAAATCGCTGCGAGCCAACGCGGACAgcgagaaggaaaacaaaacgaacgcgGCGTCGTCTCCGTCAAGCGGcacgggcggtggtggtggtggtggtagcggcAATACACATGCGGGAGACGGcagcactgctgctgccgctgctgctagtTCCAAACAAACGAAAGATAAACCCGCTTCCGACACGCAGTCCGGGCCGGATGGAGTAAGTTCCAGTGCGGCCGGTTCGCCGGATGCAAGTGGCGGGGAG ggCAACAAAGATGAGCTGGTTATTGGAGAGGAGTACATGGTACAGCGGCAGGATGGTTCGTGGCATTTGGCACAGTTGATACAATCGCGACAGAATCCCTCGGATCCGAAGCAGCTGGAGTACTACATCCACTACGAAGGTCTCAACCGGCGGCTAGATCAATGGGTGACGCGGGATCGAATATCGAGCGAAAGCATGCCGGGCGGCAGTCCGACCGGTGTCGGCGATCGCTCCACCAGCACGTCCATTCCACCGAACGCGTCCGGCGAAGGGGCGACGGCAAGGAAAAGTCCACTCGGATCGACCACAGCCAATGCGAAGGATCGCTTCAGCGGGCTAAAGCCGGGCTCGAAGGAAGCCAGCACGCTGCTGTTGGGCGGCACGGATCACATCGCATCCAGCCTGGACGGTGGCGATACGGATCGCAAGATCACGCGCAACCAGAAGCGACGCCACGATGAGATCAACCACGTGCAGAAAACGTACGCCGACATGGACCCGACCACGGCGGCGCTGGAAAAGGAGCACGAAGCGATCACGAAGGTGAAGTACATCGACAAGTTGCGCATCGGGAAGTACGAGATCGACACGTGGTACTTTTCACCGTACCCGGAAGAGTACGGCAAAGTCGGCACGATGTACGTGTGCGAGTACTGTCTGCGGTACATGCGGCTGGCCAAAACGCTGAAGGAGCACAAGGCCGTCTGCACGAGACGGCAACCGCCGGGCAGCGAGATCTACCGGAAGGGCACGCTGTCCATCTTTGAAATCGACGGCAAGGACCACCGGTTCTACTGCCAGACGCTTTGTCTGATGGCGAAGCTGTTCCTCGACCACAAAACGCTTTACTACGATGTGGACCCGTTCTACTTCTACGTGCTGTGCGAGATCGACCGCGAAGGGCAGCACATCGTGGGGTACTTCTCCAAGGAGAAGGAATCGCCCGAGGGCAACAATGTCGCGTGCATTCTCATACTGCCGCCCTACCAGCGCAAGGGCTACGGCAAGCTGCTGATCGGGTTCAGTTACGAACTGTCCCGTCTGGAGGGAGTGATCGGCAGTCCGGAAAAGCCGCTCTCCGATCTGGGCAAGCTGAGCTATCGCAGCTATTGGGCGTACACGCTGCTGAAGCTGATCAAGGACTACCGGACGACGACGATAAAGGAGCTGAGCGAGCTGTCCGGCATCACGCCGGACGATATCATCTACACGCTGCAGTCGATGAACATGGTCAAGTACTGGAAGGGCCAGCACGTGATTTGCGTGACGATGAAGCAGATCCAGGAGCATCTGCAGATGCCACAGTTCAAGAAGCCGAAGCTGATGGTGGACCCGGCGTACCTCAAGTGGACGCCCCAGAAGCGCAACAACCCAGCGAAGCAGATAAAGAAAAATTAG
- the LOC3291533 gene encoding alpha-amylase A, with the protein MKLLVRLAPILLLALTGRPVAAQHDPHFVRGHSTIVHLFEWKWSDIADECERFLGPKGYGGVQLSPVNENIVIRLADGSRPWWERYQPISFKLDTRSGSEAEFADMSRRCNAAGVRLYVDIIINHMGATQPVEPAIGTGSSTAIPSDRQFPAVPFGWPDFNPPCAINDWGNAEQIRNCELVGLHDLNQAVPWVRDRVVDFLNHLIELGVAGFRVDAAKHMWPADLAVIFGRLNNLNTAYGFAPGSRAFLAQEVIDMGAHEAVRKFEYTFLGTVTEFMFSHYLGRAFGGNDALRWLSNFGEAWGLLASREAFVFVDNHDNQRGDYGILTYKQPKPYKMATAFAAAYPYGQLRIMSSFAFTDFDQGPPSDAQGNLLSPIINPDKTCGGGWVCEHRWRQMYSMIHFRNLAWGTPLQHWWDNGNNQIAFARGNVGFVAFNNEPFDMNVILQTGLPAGIYCDVISGAREGETCTGLQVIVEPNGFASISIRANAEDGVIAIHSESRL; encoded by the exons atgaagctttTAGTGCGCCTAGCACCGATCCTGCTGCTAGCCCTAACCGGTCGCCCGGTAGCCGCCCAGCACGATCCCCACTTTGTCCGCGGCCACAGCACGATCGTGCATCTGTTCGAGTGGAAATGGAGCGACATTGCGGACGAGTGTGAGCGCTTCCTGGGGCCCAAAGGGTACGGCGGTGTGCAGCTGTCTCCAGTGAACGAGAACATCGTCATTCGACTGGCCGATGGATCCCGCCCGTGGTGGGAACGTTATCAGCCCATTTCCTTCAAGCTGGACACGCGATCGGGCTCGGAGGCTGAGTTTGCGGACATGTCGCGGCGCTGCAATGCGGCCGGCGTGCGCCTGTACGTggacatcatcatcaaccacATGGGAGCGACGCAACCCGTCGAGCCGGCTATTGGTACGGGAAGTTCCACGGCCATTCCCTCGGACCGTCAGTTCCCGGCGGTACCGTTCGGATGGCCCGACTTTAACCCACCGTGTGCCATCAACGATTGGGGCAATGCGGAGCAGATCCGGAACTGCGAGCTGGTGGGACTGCACGATCTGAACCAGGCGGTGCCGTGGGTGCGTGACCGTGTCGTTGACTTCCTGAACCACCTGATCGAGCTCGGTGTGGCCGGGTTTCGCGTGGATGCGGCCAAACACATGTGGCCCGCCGATCTGGCGGTGATCTTCGGACGGCTCAACAACCTCAACACTGCGTACGGGTTTGCGCCGGGATCGCGCGCATTCCTCGCGCAGGAAGTCATCGATATGGGGGCGCACGAAGCGGTTCGCAAGTTTGAGTACACGTTCCTCGGCACAGTGACGGAGTTTATGTTCTCGCACTATCTTGGTCGTGCGTTCGGTGGAAATGACGCCCTCCGCTGGCTGTCGAACTTTGGCGAAGCGTGGGGTCTGCTGGCGTCCCGCGAAGCGTTCGTGTTCGTGGACAATCACGACAATCAGCGCGGTGACTACGGTATTCTCACGTACAAACAGCCCAAACCGTACAAGATGGCCACTGCATTTGCGGCCGCGTATCCGTACGGCCAGCTGCGCATCATGAGCTCGTTCGCGTTCACCGACTTTGACCAGGGCCCGCCGTCCGATGCGCAGGGCAACCTGCTGTCGCCCATCATCAATCCGGACAAGACGTGCGGCGGCGGCTGGGTGTGCGAGCACCGGTGGCGCCAGATGTACAGTATGATCCACTTCCGCAACCTTGCCTGGGGTACGCCGCTGCAGCACTGGTGGGACAATGGCAACAATCAGATCGCGTTTGCCCGCGGGAACGTCGGCTTTGTGGCGTTCAACAACGAACCGTTCGACATGAACGTGATCTTGCAGACGGGGCTGCCGGCCGGTATCTACTGTGATGTGATTTCGGGTGCTCGCGAGGGCGAAACGTGCACCGGGCTGCAGGTGATTGTAGAGCCGAACGGGTTCGCCTCGATTTCTATCCGAGCCAACGCGGAGGACGGTGTGATTGCGATCCACAGTGAG TCTCGGCTATAA
- the LOC1280294 gene encoding leucine-rich repeat-containing protein 1 has translation MEGDFRSIMHLSYRDYRSIPEGLRGQGSEEISEIYLKENLIHTLPDWFFVEMCHLRFLCLAGNMIESLPNQIGRFECLETLDLSENSLHRLPHTVGRLKQLTKLLLNGNYLHQLPAELGQLRKLEVLEIRKNRLTNIPLQLSQCVALEDLLMDDNPGLVSVPTRLFNLPRLTYVSAERCNLFQLPFYTNTTTLAFALLFSNNRSLTHCPLALERFAPPDYDALEDKVKRIRNPSCYRQLVCKAVPYLLNFPSELAYVSDRKKVGIAPNSLLATALRVVSRCRVRLDVLERLGLPQCLTIRLLQGPVAYCASVPCEKEIFIEAVVALVKRKEYARNFVLSVLFCSKLCADRWFQYNCDTYEELSWVIPV, from the exons ATGGAAGGCGATTTCAGAAGCATTATGCACCTAAGCTATCGCGATTATCGCTCCATCCCGGAGGGTTTGCGCGGCCAGGGCAGTGAGGAGATTTCCGAAATTTATCTGAAAGAAAATCTTATCCACACTCTACCGGATTGGTTCTTCGTGGAGATGTGCCATTTGCGGTTTCTGTGCCTCGCGGGCAATATGATCGAATCGCTGCCGAACCAGATCGGCCGCTTCGAGTGTCTGGAAACGCTCGATCTGTCGGAGAATTCCCTTCACCGGTTGCCCCACACGGTGGGACGGTTGAAGCAGTTAAccaagctgctgctgaacgGAAACTATCTTCATCAACTGCCTGCTG AACTAGGCCAACTACGCAAGCTGGAGGTGCTGGAAATTCGCAAAAATCGTCTCACAAACATTCCCCTCCAGCTGTCACAGTGCGTCGCGCTGGAAGATCTCCTGATGGACGACAATCCCGGGCTGGTGTCCGTGCCAACGCGGCTCTTCAATCTGCCCCGGTTGACGTACGTGTCCGCGGAACGTTGCAACTTGTTTCAGCTCCCGTTCTACACCAACACAACCACACTCGCATTTGCACTGCTGTTCAGCAACAACCGCAGCCTAACGCACTGTCCACTGGCACTGGAGCGCTTCGCGCCGCCCGATTACGATGCGCTCGAGGACAAGGTGAAGCGAATCCGAAACCCTTCCTGCTATCGGCAGCTCGTTTGTAAAGCGGTACCGTATCTGTTGAACTTTCCGTCCGAGTTGGCGTATGTGAGTGATCGTAAAAAGGTGGGAATTGCTCCAAACTCTTTGCTAGCGACAGCGTTGCGCGTGGTTTCCCGGTGTCGAGTACGGTTGGACGTTTTGGAGCGGCTTGGTTTGCCACAGTGCCTTACCATCCGTTTGCTTCAAGGGCCGGTAGCCTACTGTGCCAGTGTACCATGTGAGAAGGAAATTTTCATCGAAGCAGTCGTCGCGCTGGTTAAGAG GAAGGAATATGCACGAAATTTTGTACTTAGTGTGTTGTTCTGCTCGAAGCTTTGCGCGGACCGTTGGTTCCAGTACAACTGTGACACGTACGAGGAGCTGTCGTGGGTAATTCCCGTCTAA